tttaaagtgttataaTCTTCAGgatattttgtgtttcttttatcaacctgttaattctcttttcatgattttcttgcatcactctcattttgtttttgttatttttaccacttacctattttttttaactcttcttggAATTTTTATTAGACCTATGTTCAattaacacttttttttctttgaggctttacttATAGTGCTTTCACATTATTATCTTCTTCTTAGTATGAGTCTTTGGGTCACAGCGGGAGGGGCTTGAAGCTGGTGGCAGAGCTGGCAGTGCCCCAGGGAAGAACGTGGAGATGGATGAAGAAGACCCACTGCATGAAGAGTTTCTGGCCTGCTGTGGAGCCGTAACTCAGGTGCTGAAGTACGGGCCAATCAGCCCTGCTTCTCACAGCAGCCCCAAGCTGCTTGTCCTCATTGTTCCAGGTAACATCCGTGTTCCCGCCTTCTACCTGTTATTTGCCAAGTCTCTATACCTTACCTTGGAGAAGCACTACCCAGTTTGGGTCATCAGCCATGCTGGCCACGTTAGGGCCCCCAGGGGCATCGAGGTGACTGAGGAGAGCTCCAAAGACCCTAGTCCTGGGACAATAGATGATGTCTTTAGGCTGAAGGGCCAAGTGGATCACAAGCTGACCTTCCTGAGACGGTAAGTGCCCAGTCCCCTGAAGCTGGTCCTCAGCGGCCACTTTATAGGCACCTACATCTTGCTGGAGATGCTGAAGCAAGCCCCACAGCTTCTGGTTTTCCGCGCCTTCTTGCTGTTCCCGACAATTGAGAGAATGGCTAAATCACTCAACAGTAAGGTGGCAACACCTCTGCTTTGCTGGCTTCGCTATGCCCTCTACGTGCCACTCTACGTTGTACTCAGCCTGCTGCCAGTGAGATTCAAAG
The window above is part of the Monodelphis domestica isolate mMonDom1 chromosome 7, mMonDom1.pri, whole genome shotgun sequence genome. Proteins encoded here:
- the LOC100015217 gene encoding LOW QUALITY PROTEIN: lipid droplet-associated hydrolase-like (The sequence of the model RefSeq protein was modified relative to this genomic sequence to represent the inferred CDS: substituted 1 base at 1 genomic stop codon) → MDEEDPLHEEFLACCGAVTQVLKYGPISPASHSSPKLLVLIVPGNIRVPAFYLLFAKSLYLTLEKHYPVWVISHAGHVRAPRGIEVTEESSKDPSPGTIDDVFRLKGQVDHKLTFLRRXVPSPLKLVLSGHFIGTYILLEMLKQAPQLLVFRAFLLFPTIERMAKSLNSKVATPLLCWLRYALYVPLYVVLSLLPVRFKARLASLILQKLKMENEILVHLMNSLNMSCVANVMYLGSQEMRTVLERDNSTIQKYFKKLMFYYGASDLWCSVQYYEDIKKDFPSGDFKLCKRGIHHAFVTSLESSQEMAAMIIDWLKEDLMEASDKQGREHTSVVTRLDGDFHLRILLGKEQNEKRHIQKDNLSHMEEPNGGRAYESKQTHPYLLYITENTSELGLR